One Dunckerocampus dactyliophorus isolate RoL2022-P2 chromosome 18, RoL_Ddac_1.1, whole genome shotgun sequence genomic region harbors:
- the med9 gene encoding mediator of RNA polymerase II transcription subunit 9: protein MMAVAHPKQEKEGEDCSLLPLVHDIIKCMDKESQDVHQELNKLKAKIQEAREQISAMPGIESSPGEQQQQLATLREQVRTKNQLLQKYKSLCMFDVPKAS, encoded by the exons ATGATGGCGGTGGCTCACCCGAAGCAGGAGAAAGAGGGCGAAGATTGCTCTCTTCTGCCTTTGGTTCACGATATTATAAAATG CATGGATAAGGAGAGCCAGGATGTGCACCAGGAGTTGAACAAGCTGAAGGCAAAGATCCAAGAGGCCCGGGAGCAGATCTCTGCCATGCCCGGCATCGAGAGCAGTCCcggggagcagcagcagcagctggcaACGCTGAGGGAGCAGGTCCGCACCAAGAATCAGCTGCTGCAGAAATATAAGAGCCTCTGTATGTTTGACGTACCCAAAGCATCTTGA
- the LOC129171141 gene encoding dexamethasone-induced Ras-related protein 1-like — protein sequence MIKKMTPFKNELNIPAKNCYRMVILGSTKVGKTAIISRFLNERVEEQYTPTIEDFHRKFYSIRGNVYQLDILDTSGNHPFPAMRRLSILTGDVFILVFSLDSRDSFQEVQRLKRQIYETKSCLRNKTKESADVPLVICGNKCDRDFQREVREEEIEQLVRGCDEHGCRCAYVEISAKKNTNVDQMFQTLFAMAKLPDEMSPNRHCRVSLQSCELLHRKSFRAKKCKDAYGIVAPFARRPSVHSDLMYIKEKAVGGGQAKEKGCVIC from the exons ATGATCAAGAAGATGACTCCCTTCAAGAACGAGCTGAACATCCCGGCCAAGAACTGTTACAGGATGGTGATTCTCGGCTCCACCAAAGTTGGCAAGACCGCCATCATTTCGCGGTTTCTGAACGAGCGCGTGGAGGAGCAGTACACGCCCACCATCGAGGACTTCCACAGGAAGTTCTACAGCATCAGGGGCAACGTTTACCAGCTGGACATTTTGGACACGTCAGGAAACCACCCCTTCCCCGCCATGAGGAGGCTCTCCATCCTCACAG GAGACGTGTTCATTCTGGTGTTCAGCCTGGACAGCAGAGACTCCTTCCAGGAGGTGCAGCGCCTCAAACGGCAAATCTACGAGACCAAGTCGTGCTTGAGGAACAAGACCAAGGAGAGCGCCGACGTGCCGCTGGTCATCTGCGGCAACAAGTGCGACCGCGACTTCCAGCGGGAGGTGAGGGAGGAGGAGATCGAGCAGCTCGTGCGGGGCTGCGATGAGCACGGCTGCCGCTGCGCCTACGTGGAGATCTCGGCCAAGAAGAACACCAACGTGGACCAGATGTTCCAGACGCTCTTCGCCATGGCCAAGCTGCCCGACGAGATGAGCCCCAACCGGCACTGCAGGGTGTCGCTGCAGTCGTGCGAGCTCCTGCACCGGAAGTCGTTCCGGGCGAAGAAGTGCAAGGACGCGTACGGCATCGTGGCGCCGTTTGCGCGCCGGCCGAGCGTCCACAGTGACTTGATGTACATCAAGGAGAAAGCGGTGGGAGGGGGCCAGGCCAAAGAGAAAGGCTGCGTCATATGCTGA